Proteins encoded together in one Streptomyces sp. NBC_01408 window:
- a CDS encoding long-chain fatty acid--CoA ligase encodes MTMSVVGVLADTAAQRPVHSAVVYESEHFTYGWLWEQARRYASVLRANGVRPGDRVAMLLVDTPQFPAVYFGVLAAGAVAIPLNVMSTASEIDHVLTDADAHFLVCAASLLARAREAAEPLGTVLLTVGPGPAGTVDLENAARETAPIDDSAVREPDDVAVVFYTSGTTGEPKGVMLTHRNILYNVERMVATPYAFRSDDVLLGCLPLSHGFGQICGMLTGFRAGISIVMMPRFSGREALALMTKHRCTVFMGVPTMYFKLLDAVAQGEQVPLLDRMYSGGSALPVKTLEDVRSAFGCPVYEGYGMTETSCSVAYHYPGLTFRSGTVGVPITGITVGIARPNADRIDLLPAGEVGEIVVRGPNVMAGYLGRPDITAEVLIDGWFLTGDLGRLDGDGYLSVVGRKKDLILRGGYNVYPREIEEILLGHSAVAQVAVIGVPHPVLGEEVWAIVVPARPEGVTSGTDEEIIEWGKQRLAAYKYPRRVEFTDALPMGSSGKVLKRMLVSKYESTASSSLCG; translated from the coding sequence ATGACCATGTCAGTTGTCGGCGTACTGGCCGACACGGCGGCGCAGCGACCCGTCCACTCTGCCGTGGTCTACGAGTCCGAGCATTTCACCTACGGGTGGCTGTGGGAACAGGCACGTCGCTACGCCTCCGTGCTGCGAGCCAACGGGGTACGGCCAGGAGACCGGGTCGCCATGCTCCTGGTCGACACCCCGCAGTTTCCCGCTGTGTACTTCGGCGTGCTGGCGGCCGGCGCCGTCGCGATCCCGCTGAATGTCATGTCGACCGCGTCGGAGATCGATCACGTCCTGACCGATGCCGACGCCCATTTCCTGGTGTGCGCCGCCTCCTTGCTCGCCCGGGCGAGAGAGGCGGCGGAGCCGCTCGGCACGGTGCTCCTCACTGTCGGCCCGGGCCCCGCGGGCACTGTCGACCTGGAGAACGCGGCACGGGAAACAGCGCCGATCGACGATTCCGCGGTGCGGGAACCCGACGATGTGGCGGTCGTGTTCTACACGTCCGGTACGACGGGTGAGCCGAAAGGGGTGATGCTCACCCACCGGAATATTCTGTACAACGTCGAGAGGATGGTCGCCACTCCGTATGCGTTCCGGAGTGACGACGTATTGCTCGGGTGCTTGCCGCTGAGCCACGGCTTCGGTCAGATTTGCGGCATGCTGACCGGATTCCGCGCCGGTATATCCATCGTCATGATGCCGAGGTTCTCCGGGCGGGAGGCCCTCGCGCTGATGACGAAACACCGGTGCACGGTTTTCATGGGCGTGCCGACAATGTATTTCAAGTTGCTCGATGCGGTGGCCCAGGGAGAGCAGGTTCCTCTGCTCGACCGCATGTACAGCGGGGGATCGGCGCTGCCGGTCAAGACCCTCGAGGATGTCCGAAGCGCGTTCGGATGTCCTGTGTACGAGGGCTACGGGATGACCGAGACCTCTTGTAGCGTTGCCTATCACTATCCCGGCCTAACTTTTCGATCCGGGACAGTCGGTGTTCCGATCACTGGCATCACTGTCGGTATAGCTCGGCCGAATGCCGACAGGATAGATCTCCTGCCCGCGGGTGAGGTGGGCGAGATCGTGGTGCGCGGTCCGAACGTCATGGCCGGATATCTCGGTCGCCCGGATATCACCGCTGAGGTTCTGATCGACGGCTGGTTCCTTACCGGCGATCTCGGCAGGCTGGATGGCGACGGCTACCTTTCGGTCGTGGGCCGTAAGAAGGACTTGATTCTGCGTGGCGGCTACAACGTCTATCCGCGCGAAATCGAGGAAATCCTCCTCGGGCATTCGGCCGTGGCACAGGTGGCGGTTATCGGTGTTCCGCACCCTGTGCTTGGTGAGGAGGTCTGGGCGATTGTCGTGCCTGCCCGCCCGGAGGGCGTGACCTCTGGAACGGATGAAGAGATCATTGAATGGGGCAAACAGCGCCTCGCCGCATATAAGTACCCTCGTCGAGTCGAGTTCACCGACGCTCTCCCGATGGGGTCCAGCGGAAAGGTTCTCAAGCGGATGCTCGTCTCGAAATACGAGTCGACCGCCAGCTCGTCACTCTGCGGCTGA
- the hemA gene encoding 5-aminolevulinate synthase gives MNVHLASYLSGNTADDLAESKRDFLEIGRLSGNYPMATARLDGVDSEVSVWCSNDYLGMGQNRQVIAAMQAAIDTHGVGSGGSRNIGGTNHHHVLLENELADLHGKESALLFTSGYTANEGSLSVLAGLPKDTVVFSDAKNHASIIDGLRHSGAQKRVFRHNDVAHLEELIAAAPADCPKLIVVESVYSMSGNVAPLAEIADIADKYGATTFIDEVHAVGMYGPQGAGIAAREGIADRFTVVMGTLAKGYGTVGGYIAGPAALVDAVRTYSRSFVFTTSLPPAVAAGSLASVQYLRSSDVERKLLSENARLLHSLLIAADIPFISTDSHIVAAFVGDDDMCKRASRLMFERHGIYVQSINAPSVPAGEEILRIAPSAVHDQNDVENFAHALHGIWKELNIPTASARDWFTSELRGGGARTAAKDGLPPQ, from the coding sequence ATGAACGTTCACCTGGCATCATACCTGAGTGGGAATACCGCTGACGATCTTGCTGAAAGCAAGCGCGATTTCCTGGAGATCGGTCGCCTCTCCGGTAATTACCCCATGGCCACTGCGCGGCTCGATGGGGTGGATTCGGAAGTAAGCGTCTGGTGCAGCAACGACTATCTTGGAATGGGCCAGAATCGCCAGGTCATCGCGGCCATGCAAGCCGCGATCGATACCCATGGCGTAGGTTCCGGAGGTTCCCGGAATATCGGTGGAACCAACCATCATCACGTCCTTCTCGAAAATGAGCTGGCGGATCTGCACGGCAAGGAATCCGCTCTCCTTTTCACATCGGGGTACACGGCCAACGAGGGATCGCTCTCCGTGCTGGCGGGGCTTCCGAAAGATACCGTCGTATTTTCCGATGCGAAGAACCACGCCTCGATCATCGACGGTCTCCGGCACAGCGGTGCGCAGAAGCGCGTCTTCAGGCACAACGACGTCGCCCACCTGGAAGAATTGATCGCGGCCGCTCCCGCCGACTGCCCGAAGCTTATCGTCGTGGAATCGGTCTATTCCATGTCGGGCAACGTTGCGCCGCTCGCCGAGATTGCCGACATTGCGGACAAGTACGGTGCCACGACCTTCATCGACGAGGTCCACGCGGTCGGCATGTACGGCCCGCAGGGCGCCGGCATCGCCGCGCGGGAAGGCATAGCCGATCGGTTCACCGTTGTGATGGGTACCTTGGCAAAGGGTTACGGAACGGTCGGCGGCTACATAGCGGGACCGGCGGCCCTCGTGGACGCGGTGCGGACCTATTCGCGCTCGTTCGTCTTCACCACCTCGCTGCCGCCGGCGGTCGCGGCCGGTTCGCTGGCGTCGGTGCAGTACCTGCGGTCCTCCGATGTCGAGCGAAAGCTTCTCTCGGAGAATGCGCGGCTTCTGCACAGCCTTCTGATCGCGGCCGACATCCCGTTCATTTCGACGGACTCCCATATCGTTGCGGCCTTCGTCGGCGATGACGATATGTGCAAGCGGGCGTCCCGGCTGATGTTCGAGCGGCACGGGATCTACGTCCAGTCCATCAATGCCCCCAGTGTGCCCGCGGGCGAGGAGATCCTGCGCATCGCTCCGTCTGCCGTGCACGATCAGAACGATGTCGAGAACTTCGCCCACGCTCTTCATGGAATCTGGAAGGAATTGAACATCCCGACCGCGAGTGCCCGAGACTGGTTCACGTCCGAGCTCCGCGGTGGCGGCGCTCGCACCGCCGCGAAAGACGGACTGCCGCCGCAATGA
- a CDS encoding class I adenylate-forming enzyme family protein — translation MSLPQHWWSASQSYVSEILSLLAAAPDRDVVHWRGEAFSGGDLIRSVTETFLALRNCGVGKGDVVAILVAPNSPEMLTVRYATHLLGGAVCYLRTTNPGTKATVLPLDHQIQILRETEAVTVYADAESSERAIELADGSGIPVTRLQHGEPNEVGRVDVADTPGAVSWEPDALAVIGFTSGSTGRPKGIRLAGCAWEATMRAWMEVGREYDCASILVSTPLSHGVAAMADAVFALGGALYLHETFDVEKFVHTVSAEKEVSWTFMATNHVFQLLDHLRERGIRDSDAVEAAGLSSLKRIVYGGSPAAPARIAQAFRLFGPVLAQGYATSESGRITILTPQEHGDPDLAATVGRPFPEVEVVVCSSDSGAQLAAGEIGEVRVRSPQMMDGYNGDPELTARVLRDGWYFTGDIGCLDERGYLTLLGRVAHVIKVSGVKVHPIVLEAEILSHPGVRHAAVYGVRDEDGSDHIHAAIECDPAEVVEVEDIRARIAEALSPIHVPEKMHILSALPMNSNGKPDKVLLKSQFS, via the coding sequence ATGAGCCTGCCCCAGCATTGGTGGAGTGCAAGTCAAAGTTATGTCTCGGAGATCCTGTCACTGCTCGCAGCCGCGCCGGATCGCGATGTCGTTCATTGGCGTGGCGAAGCCTTCTCCGGTGGTGACTTGATTCGGTCCGTGACTGAAACATTCCTTGCGCTGCGCAATTGCGGAGTGGGTAAGGGGGATGTGGTAGCGATTCTGGTCGCACCCAACAGCCCTGAGATGCTCACCGTGCGGTACGCGACACATCTGCTCGGCGGTGCCGTGTGCTATTTGCGAACCACTAATCCTGGTACCAAGGCAACGGTCCTTCCGCTGGATCACCAGATCCAAATCTTGCGCGAGACAGAAGCCGTGACTGTCTATGCCGATGCCGAAAGTTCGGAGCGCGCGATAGAGCTCGCTGATGGTAGTGGGATCCCGGTAACGCGACTTCAGCATGGGGAACCCAACGAGGTCGGCCGGGTCGATGTTGCCGACACCCCGGGCGCCGTGTCATGGGAGCCGGATGCGCTGGCCGTCATCGGCTTCACGAGTGGCAGCACGGGACGGCCCAAAGGCATCCGGTTGGCGGGCTGCGCATGGGAAGCCACAATGCGTGCATGGATGGAGGTTGGTCGTGAATACGACTGTGCGTCGATCCTGGTGTCGACCCCTCTGAGTCATGGCGTTGCCGCGATGGCAGACGCAGTCTTCGCCTTGGGCGGAGCGCTCTATCTCCATGAGACCTTCGATGTCGAAAAATTCGTGCACACCGTCTCCGCGGAGAAGGAGGTCTCGTGGACGTTCATGGCGACAAATCACGTGTTCCAACTCCTCGACCATCTGCGCGAGCGGGGAATCCGCGACAGTGACGCTGTGGAAGCTGCGGGCTTGTCTTCGCTGAAGCGGATTGTCTACGGCGGCAGCCCCGCGGCACCCGCTCGAATTGCACAGGCGTTTCGGCTTTTCGGCCCTGTTCTGGCGCAGGGGTATGCCACGAGTGAGAGCGGTCGGATCACGATCCTGACACCTCAGGAGCACGGCGACCCGGATCTCGCGGCCACTGTCGGTCGGCCCTTCCCTGAGGTGGAGGTCGTCGTCTGCAGCTCGGATTCGGGTGCGCAGTTGGCGGCGGGGGAAATCGGCGAGGTTCGTGTCCGCTCGCCTCAGATGATGGACGGCTATAACGGCGATCCGGAATTGACTGCACGAGTGCTTCGTGACGGCTGGTATTTCACCGGAGATATCGGCTGTCTCGACGAGCGAGGCTATTTGACTCTCTTGGGTCGGGTGGCCCACGTCATCAAGGTCAGTGGCGTCAAGGTTCATCCGATAGTTCTCGAGGCGGAAATTCTTTCCCACCCGGGTGTCCGGCACGCCGCCGTATACGGGGTGCGGGACGAGGACGGAAGCGACCATATCCACGCCGCAATCGAATGCGATCCGGCCGAGGTGGTCGAAGTAGAAGATATCCGGGCGAGAATTGCCGAGGCGCTGTCCCCGATTCACGTGCCCGAGAAGATGCATATCTTGAGCGCTCTGCCGATGAATAGCAACGGCAAGCCCGACAAGGTACTCCTGAAATCGCAATTTTCCTAG
- a CDS encoding 4'-phosphopantetheinyl transferase, whose protein sequence is MIEEILPPNVVVAEAYDDSAPAELYPEEARVVANSVDSRRREFATARLCARRCLAQLGLPPGPLLPGRHGAPRWPESVTGSISHCTGYRVAALARTSDVAMIGIDAEPDQPLPAGVLESIALPGEIARLRRLRATEPGVCWDRLLFSMKEAVYKAWYPATGHRLDFEDADIEVDAAAASFTARIIPSRPQNSGEAGLLKGRWLARRNLVVSAIAVPKAVVVPDEPVHGWR, encoded by the coding sequence GTGATCGAAGAGATACTGCCGCCGAACGTTGTGGTGGCCGAGGCGTACGACGACTCCGCACCGGCCGAGCTGTATCCGGAGGAGGCCAGGGTCGTCGCCAACTCCGTGGACAGTCGGCGGCGTGAGTTCGCCACGGCACGGCTGTGCGCGCGACGCTGCCTCGCCCAGCTCGGCCTGCCACCCGGGCCCCTGCTGCCCGGCCGGCACGGAGCGCCGCGCTGGCCGGAATCCGTGACGGGCAGCATTTCGCACTGCACCGGCTATCGCGTCGCGGCCCTGGCGCGTACGTCCGATGTCGCCATGATAGGGATCGACGCGGAACCCGATCAGCCGCTGCCCGCAGGCGTGTTGGAGAGCATTGCCCTGCCTGGTGAAATCGCGAGGCTGCGCAGACTCCGGGCGACCGAACCCGGTGTGTGCTGGGACCGCCTGCTGTTCAGCATGAAGGAAGCAGTCTACAAGGCCTGGTATCCGGCCACGGGGCACCGACTGGATTTCGAGGACGCCGACATCGAAGTGGACGCCGCGGCAGCCTCTTTCACGGCACGCATCATCCCTTCCCGGCCCCAGAACAGTGGAGAGGCCGGTCTTCTGAAGGGCCGTTGGCTGGCTCGGCGAAATCTTGTGGTCTCCGCCATCGCCGTACCGAAGGCGGTGGTCGTGCCTGACGAACCCGTGCATGGTTGGCGGTGA
- a CDS encoding metallophosphoesterase produces the protein MAPANLLGISDLHVSHPENRKIVANLRPTPDDDWLLVAGDAGELIEDIEWALSTLRDHFAKVVWAPGNHELWTPREDPVHLRGEERCRVGHPREWRRPGHLRDVPRRVLPETRTP, from the coding sequence ATGGCCCCCGCGAACCTGCTCGGCATCAGCGATCTGCACGTCAGCCATCCGGAGAACCGGAAGATCGTGGCGAACCTGCGGCCGACGCCGGACGACGACTGGCTGCTGGTCGCTGGTGATGCCGGGGAGCTGATCGAGGACATCGAGTGGGCTCTGAGCACGCTGCGCGACCACTTCGCCAAGGTCGTCTGGGCGCCGGGCAACCATGAGCTGTGGACGCCCCGCGAGGACCCGGTGCACCTCCGGGGCGAGGAGAGATGCCGCGTTGGCCATCCGCGCGAGTGGCGCCGCCCCGGCCACCTGCGCGACGTCCCCCGTCGTGTGCTGCCCGAGACGAGAACTCCGTGA
- a CDS encoding thioesterase II family protein has translation MTGNTRHDGAWLRRFHPAPDAGVRLVCFPHAGGSATFYFPVSRTLSRSIEVLPVQYPGRQDRHSEPCVSDIGELADRVVEELLSLDTKPLALFGHSMGAMVAYEVARRLERMEIKPLCLFVSGRRAPSRTRDENVHQRDDDGLIDELKKLGGTDSQILGDPDVLRMFLTAVRSDYKAVESYRHVPGPPLDCPVVALTGDDDPRVTLDEAKAWSEHTVGGFELKVYEGGHFYLNSHASAVMETISAGIAEPSLTGPPASDR, from the coding sequence ATGACAGGTAACACCAGGCACGACGGAGCGTGGCTGCGCCGATTCCACCCGGCGCCGGATGCCGGTGTCCGGCTCGTCTGCTTCCCGCACGCGGGAGGCTCGGCCACCTTCTACTTTCCTGTCTCCCGCACGCTGTCACGGTCGATCGAGGTGCTGCCGGTCCAGTACCCGGGCCGGCAGGACCGGCACAGCGAACCGTGTGTCAGTGACATCGGCGAGCTGGCCGACCGCGTGGTCGAGGAGCTGCTGTCCCTGGACACCAAGCCGCTGGCCCTCTTCGGCCACAGCATGGGCGCCATGGTGGCGTACGAGGTCGCCAGGCGCCTGGAGCGCATGGAGATCAAGCCCCTGTGCCTCTTCGTCTCCGGTCGGCGCGCCCCGTCGCGTACGCGGGACGAGAACGTGCACCAGCGCGACGACGACGGCCTGATCGACGAGCTCAAGAAGCTTGGCGGGACCGACTCCCAGATCCTGGGCGACCCGGACGTGCTGCGGATGTTCCTCACGGCCGTCAGGAGCGACTACAAGGCGGTGGAGTCGTACCGTCACGTTCCGGGCCCTCCGCTGGACTGCCCCGTCGTCGCCCTCACCGGCGACGACGACCCCCGAGTGACGCTCGACGAGGCCAAGGCCTGGAGCGAGCACACGGTCGGCGGCTTCGAACTCAAGGTGTACGAGGGCGGCCACTTCTACCTCAACTCCCATGCGTCGGCGGTGATGGAGACGATCTCGGCCGGCATCGCGGAGCCGTCGCTGACCGGCCCGCCCGCGTCGGACCGGTGA
- a CDS encoding transposase → MSQDSLVKRQFGHRARLSLSRAEVLKTDGQAHAARTMWNLLHAWWRMMPKEERTLANADAAIRQAREDIDFLAVLPAQAAQAVLKTYFQAWKNCWDGRADAPNFKGRFRTVMSVDIPQGRDLNITRVHRRWGMANIPKVGRVRFRWTKDLPVGKHANGENRITGARLVKDVLGWHIAFRVRTLEAKPDPHQGPDVGIDVGVTVPIALSDGETYEHGEWLTGKEKARLLHLEQRAAQRKQHRKPGEPTSRRLHHTYDQIAGLRAKAKRRALDWQHQTTTVIARTYGTVVVEALTITNMVKSARGTIEEPGKNVAQKSGLNRSISGEAWGRTVTMLTYKTAQLGGTLYKVPAPGTSRRCSACGFTTPGNRESQAVFVCKNPDCGWSGNADWNAARNVLHLYRMGHALIPAAGRAVVRRAKRVKPAAAR, encoded by the coding sequence GTGAGTCAAGACTCCCTGGTGAAGCGGCAGTTCGGGCACCGTGCCCGTCTTTCGCTATCGCGCGCCGAGGTGTTGAAGACTGATGGCCAGGCGCACGCGGCCCGCACCATGTGGAACCTGCTGCACGCCTGGTGGCGGATGATGCCGAAGGAAGAACGGACTCTTGCGAACGCGGACGCCGCGATCCGCCAGGCCCGCGAGGACATCGACTTTCTCGCTGTCCTTCCCGCGCAGGCCGCGCAAGCGGTGTTGAAGACGTACTTCCAGGCGTGGAAGAACTGCTGGGACGGCCGCGCCGACGCCCCGAATTTCAAGGGCCGGTTCCGCACGGTGATGTCCGTGGACATTCCGCAGGGCCGGGACCTGAACATCACCCGCGTGCACCGCCGCTGGGGCATGGCCAACATTCCCAAGGTGGGCCGGGTCCGATTCCGGTGGACCAAGGACCTGCCCGTGGGCAAGCACGCCAACGGGGAGAACCGGATCACCGGGGCGCGGCTGGTCAAGGACGTGCTCGGCTGGCACATCGCCTTCCGTGTTCGGACCTTGGAGGCCAAGCCCGATCCCCACCAGGGGCCGGACGTCGGCATCGATGTGGGCGTCACCGTGCCCATAGCCCTCTCGGACGGCGAAACGTACGAGCACGGCGAATGGCTGACCGGCAAGGAGAAAGCCAGGCTTCTGCACCTGGAGCAGCGCGCCGCGCAGCGTAAGCAGCACCGCAAGCCCGGCGAGCCCACCAGCCGCCGGCTGCACCACACCTACGACCAGATCGCAGGACTCCGCGCGAAAGCCAAGCGCCGGGCCCTGGACTGGCAGCACCAGACGACCACCGTCATCGCCCGCACATACGGCACCGTTGTGGTCGAAGCACTCACCATCACGAACATGGTCAAGTCAGCCAGGGGAACCATCGAAGAGCCGGGGAAGAACGTCGCCCAGAAATCCGGGCTGAACCGCTCCATCAGCGGGGAGGCGTGGGGCCGGACGGTCACCATGCTGACGTACAAGACCGCCCAGCTCGGCGGCACCCTGTACAAGGTCCCGGCCCCTGGCACCTCCAGGCGCTGCTCCGCGTGCGGCTTCACCACGCCCGGCAACCGGGAGTCCCAGGCCGTGTTCGTGTGCAAGAACCCGGACTGCGGCTGGTCAGGCAACGCCGACTGGAACGCAGCCCGGAACGTCTTGCACCTGTACCGGATGGGCCACGCGCTCATCCCGGCTGCCGGGAGGGCAGTCGTCAGGCGTGCCAAGCGCGTCAAGCCCGCTGCCGCAAGGTAA
- a CDS encoding HopJ type III effector protein has protein sequence MTDLNSLRASLASGEHEFADTLAFVAAHYEYQPQAFRNGELENAAGENEGSCKTLGLALLEGLSDQEALLAFGEHYRSVLATPNDTDHGNIRNLMAHGLEGVSFAGQPLARKI, from the coding sequence ATGACTGATCTGAACTCGCTGCGGGCAAGCCTTGCGTCAGGTGAGCACGAGTTCGCCGACACCTTGGCCTTCGTCGCCGCGCATTACGAGTATCAGCCGCAGGCGTTCCGCAACGGGGAACTGGAAAATGCCGCAGGTGAGAACGAGGGTTCCTGCAAGACGCTGGGACTGGCCCTGCTGGAAGGGCTGAGCGACCAAGAAGCGCTGTTGGCATTCGGTGAGCACTATCGCAGTGTGCTGGCGACGCCGAACGACACTGATCACGGCAACATTCGCAACCTCATGGCCCATGGCCTGGAAGGGGTGAGCTTCGCGGGGCAACCGTTGGCCCGCAAGATCTGA
- a CDS encoding DUF6801 domain-containing protein, which translates to MRTGKHTQNPHDRRGTARAVRNVPVPRGPLRLATVAAVAGGVLGLSGTGPAAADPVTLTLRYTCSTGLIGNLPVTVRIHSDVPESAEVGRPTLTFPVNAAVPVPADAAKALGRIGVTTVEGAAEAQVRVASPEGDSRVKVPVDVKAGIPAAGSFHVEASGSAPALTFRQAGSARITVGDLVVHLALKDARGDVAYPGEIHARCTPDAGQNNVLASFRITGAGAGPGPGPGPGPGPGTDTGEAASGATGTAGTAAPPGTAAAPGAPAADRTASGATESTPPGALPETGADPTLWLLGGAGVLLAAGAGTLFAVRRTRADDGVGDAAAT; encoded by the coding sequence ATGAGAACTGGCAAGCACACCCAGAACCCGCACGACCGGCGCGGGACGGCCCGTGCCGTCCGGAACGTTCCGGTGCCGCGCGGCCCGCTTCGACTGGCGACGGTTGCCGCCGTTGCGGGCGGGGTGCTGGGACTCTCAGGAACCGGTCCCGCTGCCGCGGACCCGGTGACGCTCACACTGCGGTACACGTGCTCGACCGGGTTGATCGGGAATCTGCCTGTCACGGTGCGGATCCACTCGGACGTCCCCGAGTCGGCCGAGGTCGGAAGGCCCACCCTGACCTTTCCCGTCAACGCCGCGGTGCCGGTGCCCGCGGACGCTGCGAAGGCGCTGGGCAGGATCGGTGTGACGACCGTGGAGGGTGCGGCGGAGGCGCAGGTCCGCGTGGCGTCCCCGGAGGGGGACAGCCGGGTAAAGGTGCCGGTCGATGTGAAGGCCGGCATCCCGGCGGCCGGGTCCTTCCACGTCGAGGCGTCCGGCTCCGCACCGGCGCTCACCTTCAGGCAGGCGGGCAGCGCGCGGATCACCGTCGGCGACCTCGTAGTACATCTCGCCCTGAAGGACGCGAGGGGCGACGTCGCCTACCCGGGCGAGATCCACGCGCGGTGCACGCCGGATGCCGGGCAGAACAACGTCCTGGCGTCGTTCCGCATCACCGGTGCCGGTGCCGGTCCCGGTCCCGGTCCCGGTCCCGGTCCCGGTCCCGGGACGGACACGGGCGAGGCCGCGTCCGGGGCGACAGGCACTGCCGGTACAGCCGCCCCTCCCGGTACAGCCGCCGCTCCCGGCGCACCGGCAGCCGACCGGACCGCGTCAGGCGCCACCGAGTCCACACCGCCGGGCGCGCTCCCCGAGACCGGAGCCGACCCCACCCTGTGGCTGCTAGGCGGCGCGGGCGTGCTGCTGGCTGCCGGTGCGGGCACCCTCTTCGCCGTACGCCGAACCCGTGCGGATGACGGCGTCGGCGATGCCGCCGCGACCTGA